From the Oryctolagus cuniculus chromosome 17, mOryCun1.1, whole genome shotgun sequence genome, the window CGCTGACCCTAACCACGCCCCCAGGACCATTGCTGACCCTAACCATGCCCCCAGGACCACCGCTGACCCTAACCATGCCCCCAGGACCACCGCTGACcctagccacgcccccaggaCCACCGCTGACCCTAACCACGCCCCCAGGACCATCGCTGACCCTAGCCACGCCCCAGGACCACCGCTGACCCTAACCACACCCCCAGGACCATCGCTGACCCTAACCACGCCCCAGGACCATCGCTGACcctagccacgcccccaggaCCACCGCTGACCCTAACCACGCCCCCAGGACCACCGCTGACCCTAACCATGCCCCCAGGACCACCGCTGACCCTAACCACGCCCCAGGACCACTGCTGACCCTAACCACGCCCCCAGGACCACCGCTGACCCTAACCACGCCCCAGGACCACCACGCCCCAGGACCACTGCTGACCCTAACCACGCCCCCAGGACCTCCGCTGACCCTAACCATGCCCCCAGGACCACTGCTGACCCTAACCACGCCCCAGGACCATCGCTGACcctagccacgcccccaggaCCACCGCTGACCCTAACCACGCCCCCAGGACCACCGCTGACCCTAACCATGCCCCCAGGACCACCGCTGACCCTAACCACGCCCCAGGACCACCACGCCCCAGGACCACTGCTGACCCTAACCACGCCCCCAGGACCACTGCTGACCCTAACCACGCCCCAGGACCACTGCTGACCCTAACCACGCCCCCAGGACCACCGCTGACCCTAACCACGCCCCAGGACCACCACGCCCCAGGACCACTGCTGACCCTAACCACGCCCCCAGGACCTCCGCTGACCCTAACCATGCCCCCAGGACCACTGCTGACCCTAACCACGCCCCAGGACCATCGCTGACcctagccacgcccccaggaCCACCGCTGACCCTAACCACGCCCCCAGGACCACCGCTGACCCTAACCATGCCCCCAGGACCACCGCTGACCCTAACCACGCCCCAGGACCACCACGCCCCAGGACCACTGCTGACCCTAACCATGCCCCCAGGACCTCCGCTGACCCTAACCATGCCCCCAGGACCACTGCTGACCCTAACCACGCCCCCAGGACCATCGCTGACcctagccacgcccccaggaCCACTGCTGACCCTAACCACGCCCCCAGGACCATTGCTGACCCTAACCACGCCCCCAGGACCTCCGCTGACCCTAACCACGCCCCCAGGACCACTGCTGACCCTAACCACGCCCCCAGGACCATTGCTGACcctagccacgcccccaggaCCACTGCTGACcctagccacgcccccaggaCCACCACTGACCCTAACCACACCCCCAAGGCCCAGCCCCTAAAGCAGTCAGTAAACTCCCACCTGCTCAAAACCTCACAAAGGAGACTCAGCTGCCACACGGGGACACAGCCACATCCAGAGGCGAGGCCGGGAGAGGGTGCTGTTCTAGAATCATCACTGAGCAGGACCAAGCCGGCCCTGTCCGGGGATGCGGAAGAGCccggagggggctgggccagtggcAGCTCCACGCCGTCCACAGCCCGGGGGAGGGGGCACGGCAGGTGCCCATGGGGAGGTTTGCTGGGCAGAGAGCCAAGACCAGGAGAACCTGGGTTAGTGGAGAGAgctcagtgggggaggggtgcacgTGGGGAAGAATGAGAACTGCTGAGGGCCAGCAGGCACCTGGGAGGAGGTGGAGCcgaggagaggctgggggccctgggaagCTGGGGACGGGAGGCATGGGAAGTCCAGGAGATGGACGGAGCTCGGTGGCTGTGCTGGAGGCGGACCGCGCTCATCGACACGGATGGGGTCAATCCCGCGTGGGAGAAGAGGCCAGAGTCCAGGCAGGGAGGAGCTGCCAGACCTCTGCGGGGCTGGAGACGGACAGCCGAATGAATTACCAGGGACCCCCACTGTCTCCATGACGTGGAAGGTGGGGTCCCCGCTGAACGGCGGGGCTGCaggctgagggagagggaggggctgaggcccTGCGCACCATGGAGGAAGCTGAGAACGCGATGCGCGAAGCCCGAGTCACAACCACAGGCATTATGGCAAGTGACACCCGCGAGGGTTACAGTggaaaccaggggccagcgccgtggcgcagggGCAAAGCCACTACTGGGGAGGTGGCCATTCCATAAGGgctctggttcacatcctggctgacCCATGTCCGATCCAGtgcccttctaatggcctgggaagatctCCCTTCTGtctgcgcacgtgtgtgtgtgtgtgtgtataactctttcaaataagttatatatatatatatatatatatatatttaagaaatgaaatggaagtctgcttgcaacgccagcatcccacatgggtgccatttggagtcctggctgctcccaaggaaagcagcaggaggtggcccacgggcttgggcccctgccacccatgtgagtcTGGGGTGGAGTccggggcagtgaaccagcagatgaaagatctgtctccctgtaactctgccttttggagagagagagagagagagacagaaaatttcCACCGCACCCATCAGTGGGAAAGCAAGGGGGCTCTGGCTCTGCTTAGCCATCTTGGAGAAAAGCAAAGGCCTGGCCCACGCTGACCCCGAGTGACCCCTTCCTGGCCACAGGTGCAGGCCCCAGGTAGCTTTGCGGGAAAGCCCTCCCTTGGGGCAAAAACCTGTTGTGCACCCAGAGGGGAGCAGAAAGCAGAGGGGCCGGCGGCCCTCCGAAGGTCGGGGGTATCTCACGGCTTCTTCGAGTCTAGATCCTGGACACTGCCCTTGGCGGGCCACCCCATCAGCTCCCGCGTACGGGGGCTCTGCTCACGGCCGGAGCGCAGCCCTCCCTGCCCGCTGGACCCCACGGGAGGTCTCTCCGCAGCTGAGGGCTCCGGCATGGCCTGCTCTGTAACAGAGGCAATGAGGTTTGGGGGCCTGACCGCCCCGCGTGGTCACCAAAGCGGAGGATGACAGCCGCAGCTGGGGACGCGCCCGCCCGAGGCGCCAGTGCCAGGCGCTAGAGACTTTccgaggggaggggagcagggcagggcgctTCCCGGCTGCCGCCCACCTGCCCCGGGCGTCCAGAACCCTGGAGCCGGTCCCGTAGCGCGCAGTGCGCAGCCAACGCGGCAGGTGGCGGCGTCTCCCCGCGTCCCGCCCGCTGCCCGGCCCGCAAGTCCCCGCCCTGAACCTTACGGGGAAGGCGCGCGGCTCGCCCCTGGCTGGCGGGCGGCGCTGGTCCGAGCGCCGGCGGGAGCGTGGCCGCCGTCGAGGTGCCCAGGGCACGGGACAGCGCCGGGGGCGCGCGCCGttccccaaccccgcagcccagCGCCCCGGAGCGCGGCGACGTCCGGCGAGCGGCGGGGGCGGCTGGGCGGCCCCGGCAAAGCCGCTCCCGGCCCGCCCCACCCGGGCCTCTTCTCTCGTCCCGGCCAGGCGGCGGACGGGCGCCCGCGGGCCGGGGCTACATGGAGCCCCCGCGCGGCCGTCTccgctggctgctgctgctctgggcGGCCGGCTCGGGGCTCCTCGTCGTCCTGTACTCGGCGCTGGAGCCGCACCCCAGCCCCGGAGCCCAAGCCAGGTAGGGGCTGCGGCGGGCACCTTGCGCCGTGGGGACCCGCCCTGCGCCCGGCGAGCCGCTCATTGTTCCCCGGGTCTGAGCAGATGCGCCTTTTGCTGTCGGAGTCTGGCCCGGCCACCTGAGTCTGATCGAGACGGTTCCTGGGTTCTTGCACTGTTCctcaaccccaccccaccccacccccgcgcgGGCGCCTTCGGGAAGTCGCACTTTTTCAGACTCTTAAGTTTTGGGCAAGGACCCAGGCGCCCGGGTTTCCAACGGGGCGGTGGCCAGGCTACCTCCTCCCTGGCCTCCGAGTGATCGGCTGTGGGATCCGAGGGGCACGGGAGCCGGATCTGGGtcccggccccccgccccccacccagtCTGCGCCCCTGCGCGGCGCTTCCTCCGGCTGGCCCGGGGCACCCTCCTTTCTTTGTGCGCAACAGGGGGAAACCTGAGAGCCTGCCTTTGGCGAGGGGTGGCTCCCCGCGACTTAGCTGCACTTGGGGATGCAGATCACCAGGCCCTTCCATGCCGGGTTCCCCACCTGTGCCCCCACTGCGCACTCCCCAGAACGCTCTGAAAACCAAGCTGGCATCCGCTGGCTGAAGACCAGGTGGAATCAGGGCACAGAGCTGGCCAGCAGGGGCCCGGCGCCAGGGAGCCTGGGAGTGCGTCCCCACGGAGGGACCTGGTGTGACACCCGAAGCTGGCATAATAAagaggcctgggagaggggacGGCATtgagaaagggggaggggcgCTCCCTGTCAACTTTATGTAAAGATGCTTACACAAACTTAAAGTACACATCCTTTAAACGTCCCTCATACCCTTCAGGGGGCTTGCTCTATGCCTATTGTATCTCAACAGAGgtgtttctttcttgtttttttctttaatataaatctttcaccttttTCAAATCTGACTCAGAAATCATATTTGTGCTGCAGCTTGGAGCCCAGGGGGCACGTGGCAGCAGGGCCCACCTGCAGGGGTCTGGTGTgagcagggggcggggtgggggtgtttaGTCCTGGAGAGAagtgggaggggcctggagcctgcaggtgcaggctgtgtgaccccccccccaccctccagGGACTTGTGCAGGGGGGTGGGGCCTGAGGAGTGGGCCGTTACTGCAGGTTGTGGTGGAACCCACTCGCAGAAGAACCTGGATGAGTGGTCCCCACACCTGTAGACCCGCAAAGACACGATCCATTTTCCTCTGAACCAGGGGGAGGCCTGAGGATCCGCATAGCACAGACCCAGCAGGACTTTTGTAAGGACATTTTAGGACAGGCCTCACTGGGACTCTGAGCTGAGTAGGTTTAGTTCTATGAAAAATGCAGCCCTTTGTCCTGTTTTCTCCCGGGCTGGTCCAACTTCCCGgagtccctcccccccccccgccccaggtgcCCTGGCAGGTAACTGGAAACACCTGGGTTCCTGAGAGGGCGGGCTGGGACAAAGCCGGCCACACCTGcaggctcccaggccacagctccgTGCGGGAGAATCCGTGCGGGATTAACtgaacgggggtgggggtggggggcaacaaCTGGCCTGCAGCGACCCCCTCATGTCTGCCCCTTGACTCACCTGGTGGGGGAGGTGGGACCCACATGTGAGCCTGTGGGTGGGCGCGTGGGTGTTGTCCCGGGGGCCTGGCCCCGTGCATCCTCAAGGGAGGGACTGCAggattctgggggggggggggggagaggggcggAAAGGGTCATCCAGGCTGCTCCCATGGGCTTCTCAGGAAACAAAGGGGGGCAGATccaggctccctgccccctcccccccacctccccatgtCAGAGCCTAGAAGACAGCGGGGGAGGCCTGCCTGTCTCTGCCAACCTGCCGGTCCCGAGCCCTCCTGCCCCCTGGTGGCTGCCCAGGTGAGGACGGGGTCTGGGAGCAGCCTGGCCATTCTTTGGATGGGCTGGGTCCccgttccttccttcctgtttccccccacacacctgggaatTGTGAGGAGTGGGCAGTGACGTCAGccctctccctgcttccccaCGCACCACCACCACCCGCCACAGCTAACATCTAGGGGGCAGGGCAGACTCCGTGGACCTTCCTCGGCCACCCTCCCGGTTGTCCCAAGCAGAAAGGTTGTCTAAGCAGCCCAGcgctggcaggtggcagagccaCACCCCTGACCAGGAGCAGCCCcgcaaagggggagggggaggggtcgtCTAAGACCTGGCACCCAGCTCTGGGGCTTGGCCGGAGGCCCCTCACATGGCCGAATTCCGGGGGGCTGGCTGCCCTTCCTGTGGTAGGCTTCCCTATCCCCCAGCCACTGTCTGGGAGaccccctctttctgcctctcgcTGAGGGCTGACTTCTCCTGCGTTTCTGGGGCTGGTAGAGCGACTGTCTTGTGTGTGTCTAGAAATACATGGGCtgcggccggtgccacggctcactaggctaatcctccaccttgcggtggcagcacaccgggttctagtcccggtcagggcgccggattctgtcccggttgcccctcttccaggccagctctctgctgtggcctgggagggcagtggaggatggtccgagtgcttgggccctgcacccgtatgggagaccaggaggaagcacttggctcctggcttcagattggcacatctgtagcggccatttggggggtgaaccaacggaaggaagacctttctctctgtctctctctcactgtctaactctgcctgtaaaaaaaaaaaaaaaaaaaggaagacatgggCTACAATCAGAGCCTGGAGGTAGAACGATCCAAAGAACAGAAACCCTTTGGGTCCCAAATGGTTTCTGTccaccccagggctggctgcGGGGGTCCAGGGGTCCCCCAATTCACTTCTACCTCCTCCCACAGGAACACCACGCTATCCCGGGGGAGCTTTCGACTCAACACCCTGAACTTTGGGACCAGAAAGGTACGTGGCTGGCCGCTCTGTGGCAGTGCttaagggagaggggaggagggcaaACAAGAACATTCCCGGGAGattcccagacacacacacacacacacacacacacacaccccatgctCAGGGCTGGGCAGCTGTGGGCTCGGGGCTCCACGGCCGACTGCCAGGCCCTCCTGAAACCCGGCAGCAGACAAGGATGAACAAgattttacctttaaaatttaGTCCCCTGAATTTTACACCATACTCCCCAAGGCTTCTTGTTACTATAAAGCCACATTTCCACTGCTCACCGAGGAGTgagctcccagccctgggaggaTGTGGCGCAGTTTCCAGAGCCTTTGAGGGTGTTCTGGGCCCTGCTCCGTAGCCTTGAACAACAGCCGGCCttgacctgggggtggggggctttttatttcaaaaacaaattcacattgtcttttatctatttgtttatttttcttaaatttcttttatttatttatttgcaaggctggatgacagagagggagggagggagggagggagagagagagagagagagagagagagagagattgattttctatctgctggttcattccccaaatggctgcaacagcaaggggtggctcaagctgaagccaggagcccagaacatcatctgggtctcccacgtgggtgcagggcccaagcactgggcatcttccactgccttcccaggccacagcagggggctggatcagaagcggagcagccagggtctGACCCAGAGCTCTGCTTTGGGATGCCCATGGTTGGACCTGCTGTGCCGTGACACCAAACCCAACCAACCCACAGCTCTCGAGCTGTATTCTGCCCTTGAAGCTCCCGGCAACCCCAGGAGGAGGCTTAGTTCTTATAGAtgaacagaggcacagagaaggcagGCGCCACTCAGGATCACACAGAggtcacatgggtgctgggagtGAGCCTCCCGCTGACCCTGACCTTGGCTCTGAGCCACTGTGCGCCCGCTGTCTGTGTCATGGTGGATTAGGGAGAGCTTGGAGGACAGGTGTTGCGGCACAGTGAGGAAAGCTGCCCAGGGGACGCCCAcacctgcatcagagtgcctgggactgagtcctaGCTACCCTGCTCCCCGTCCAGCTTCTTGCcgatgtgcgccctgggaggcggcagagggtggcccaagcgcctgggttcctgccacccacatgggagacccaggtggagctcccagctattgcaggcatctgggaagtgaaccagcagagggagggtccctctctctctccctccctttctgtcaactctgcctttcaagaaaataaatcttaaaaggcaaATAAATGCATGCACACTTCAGTGCCCAAGAAAGGATCTGAGCCTCAGGGAGACTTTGCTGCTTGGGCGGTGTTgagtggatttgttctgagaggaggagcgtggtgggggcaagaggcacggggccaccacacagaccccgggagctgggtgaaagtgggccagaggcagcagcctgcagactcgtttatttcagttggtacagcagcttatatagccaaggcaggcaaggggcagtctatgccctaaccaatcacagcctgttgccaggcagtttccgaagccatccaatcacagcctgttgccaggcaggctctgttgtcatgtggtttccaaagccatccaatcacagcctgttgccaggcagtttccgttgccagcagccatcttggcatggccttctcattacACCACAGGGAGACCTTCGTGATGGCCGAGCAGACAGCAGGTGGCCCTGGACAGGTGTGGGGGGCCATCTGGAGAACAGAGAGGCCTCGAGCGTCTCCTGAGTGCTTGGACCAGGTCATCCAAGTTTCCCAAAGTCCTTTCTCCCCAGCCAGGCTAAACATGGTGGCTTGAGGTGACTTCAGATATACTGCAAACaacaaggcaaaaccaaaatCGGACAAAACGGGTgggaatagaataaaaataaagatagggAAATAAGACAATGCTGGACCAGTGCATGAAAACGGTGCCACAGAGTGGAAGAGTCCTGCCCTGGAGCTGGCTGTGAGCTTCCCAGTGGCCGAGGCTAAAAAGGAAACTTTGCCACCACCTCCATGCAAAGAGCAAGGCAGGTGGCCAAGTCGAAGCGCGGTCTGCACAGAGGAGACTTGAAGGTTTTCCTCCCGGAGTTCCCTAGAGAGGCCCGGACAACCCCCCTGTGCCCAGCGCAACAGTGAGACCCTAGAGCCCAGTCTGCTGTAACGCCCACTTGGAACATGTCAGCTTGCCCGCAACATCGTACATGTGTCGCATTTGCTTCCAAGTGCTTTTGTCTGTGGGGACATAGGTGAGTGCGGAAAACTAAAGCCAGCCGAATGACCGCGCAGTAATTCACGAACAGCACGGCCGCCCGCACGCCTGCCGTCTCCAGCACATGTGGTCCAGACGTCCCCTTCACCGCGAGTGGCTGCTTCCAACGCCCACTTCCCAAGCGAGTCATTTCCAAGGTCAAGGCCAGGTCGGGGTAGTAGTCTGTTTCTTAGCCGTGAAACAGCGCCTCCGTGTTCCTCAAGTTCCTACCTCTGGTTTTATGCATAAGCACTGTGTATCTttaggaggcagagagatagacagagcttCCGTGTGTGGGCTTCGCTCCCCTGCACGTAGGTTTTGGGCGGGGGCTGAAGTGGGGAACAGGAGCTCGAGCCGGCTCTTCCACGTCGGAACCCCGTTCCTAGAGCCGGCACCGCTGCCTCCCGGCGTCTGCGTTCACAggatgctggagctgggcagggccccGGGGCGCTGGATTTGGGTTCTGGGCCAAGCCCCCGACCCCCACAATGCTCTCCGTGTTGTGGCTCCCGGCGCAGTCCCCCGCCCGCCCTGTGGCTGCGATTGAACAGTCTGGCATAGCGTGGCGAGTTTGAGGCACTCATGTTTCTCATTACGGCAGCCATGGCTGAGCAGCCGCTTCCTGCCTCGTCCTTTGATCAGGCTAACGGCTGAACAAAGAGCCCCATTCAAAGGGCCCGGGCCGGCTGTGCGAGAGCTGGCGTGGTTGGGGTGGCAGGCAGCGGGGGCCCGAGTGCAGAAATGCTGTGTTCACTTCCTGCGGCGGCCGGAGCCGTGACCGCAGACCGGGGGACTGAACGCAACTGAAATGGACGCTCCGTCGGCTCTGCGCCTTCCTCCCAGAAGCCACTGGGGAAGCCGGGTCCCCACCCCGCCTCCACCCGGGCCATGGCCTCTCTCCCGCCTCCGCCTCACTCGGGTCTCTGCTCCCTTAAAGGACACGAGTCCGTGGGGTTAGGCCCAGCCTCACCCGACGGGAGCTCACCTGCGCCTGCAGTGAGGCCACGTGCTAGGAGGACAGGATTGCGGGGGGACACTGTGCAGCCCACAGGAGCACCAGCCTTCCCACGCCTGCCCACACGCGGAGCCTGGCGAGCACTGCCGGGGCTGAGAAGGGCACCCAGGCCCACACGCCTCCAACCACAGGGCCCTTG encodes:
- the LOC138846131 gene encoding uncharacterized protein; this encodes MPPGPPLTLTTPQDHHAPGPLLTLTMPPGPPLTLTMPPGPLLTLTTPPGPSLTLATPPGPLLTLTTPPGPLLTLTTPPGPPLTLTTPPGPLLTLTTPPGPLLTLATPPGPLLTLATPPGPPLTLTTPPRPSP